Proteins encoded in a region of the Bactrocera tryoni isolate S06 chromosome 4, CSIRO_BtryS06_freeze2, whole genome shotgun sequence genome:
- the LOC120774958 gene encoding uncharacterized protein LOC120774958, giving the protein MFTTQARSNRRHSRFALVHMLFLLAICAYSIASVPRSAHAIESLEAESSVASNSVEDFEESFAADTLLAKDTVLRKNPANIGNKLKELWEQIPEHTLNAVDIKK; this is encoded by the exons atgtttactaCGCAAGCCCGTTCTAACCGCCGTCACTCCCGCTTCGCCCTAGTACATATGCTATTCTTACTAGCAATATGCGCCTACTCCATTGCCAGTGTGCCAAGGTCCGCT CACGCTATTGAATCACTTGAGGCGGAGTCGTCGGTTGCCAGCAATTCGGTGGAGGATTTCGAGGAGAGTTTCGCTGCTGACACGCTGCTAGCGAAGGACACGGTATTGAGGAAAAATCCCGCGAATATCGGCAATAAATTGAAGGAGCTGTGGGAGCAAATACCGGAGCACACGTTGAATGCGGTGGATATAAAGAAGTGA